The sequence below is a genomic window from Oscillospiraceae bacterium.
CTCCATCAGCCGCTCAAAAACCTCCAAAACCAAATCAAGGCCCTTCATCCCGACCAACCGGGTGACCATCGCAATGATCGGCGTTTCAGGTTCGGCATCCAGCCCGAATTCGAGCTCAAGCGCCGCTTTGTCATAGGTCTTTCCGCGCAGATTGGCCGCGGTAAAGTTGGATTTGATCTCAGTATCGGTCTCGGGGTTGTAAAACTCCTCGTCGATGCCGTTGACAATACCCGTCAGTTTCTGCGCGTTGCTGCGGATGATGTTGTCTAATCCGTAGGCAAACTGCGGCGTCTGAATCTCTTCGGCATAGGTCGGGCTGACCGTGGTCAGCGCGCTGCAGCAGACGATGCCGCCCTTCATAAAGTTCAGCTGCCCGTCGAACTCGAGAATCGGCAGCATGCGCTCATCCAGTCCCAGCAAATCGCCGAGGTGATAGGGATTGCACAGTCCCTGATAATTGATGTTATGAATGGTCAATACCGTGCGCACACGGTCAAACAGCGGCGTGTCGCGGTACATGGCGTTGATGAAAACCGGAATCAACGCGGTGTGCCAGTCGTTGACGTGGATCACCTGTACCCGCAGTTCCAGATGCAGCAGCATGCAGATCACGGCCTTGGAGAAGAATGCAAACCGCTCGCCGTCGTCGTCATAGCCGTAGGGCTTGTCCCGTTTAAAATAATATTCATTGTCGATAAAGTAATAATCGACCCCGTCTTTTTTCAGCAAAAAGATCCCGCAATACTGGCTGCGCCAAGCGAGTTTGACGTTAAAATTCATTAAAAACGTCATCTGTTCACGCCAAACCTGCCCGATCGAGCCGTACAGCGGCGAAACGACCGAGACGTTTTCGCCCAGCTTCACGAGTTCCTTCGGCAGAGAGCCTGCCACGTCCCCGAGTCCGCCGGACTGAGAAAACGGAGCCACCTCGGAGGCGGCGTAGAGTATATTCATGGTGCACTCCTTTCGCTGTAAAACCGTTTCATGTAGGGGGCGACCCCATGGGGTCGCCCGCCGTAACTTTTCTCTCTCGAAAATCAAATCTAATACGCAGTTTGCCCTTATTATATCACGGGCGACCACATGGGGTCGCCCCTACGGCTTTTCAAGCACTTGCTGTTTTTATCACACCACACCGTTTTTGGGTACAAATAGGGGGTTTTCGGCGCATCCGACCAGCACACGCCCCTCGGTAATCACCGTATTCTTGTCGCAGACGAGGCCGGTAATATCGGCATTTTCCCCGACGGTGCAGCCCTGCATCAGAATACAGCCCTTTACCTTGGCATTTTTACCCACCGTAACGCCGCGGAATAAAATCGAATCGCTCACCGATCCCTCAATCCGGCAGCCGTCGGCGACCATCGTATTCGAGATCTCCGCAGTCAATCCGTAGCTGGCGGGCATCTCATCGCGCACCTTGGTATAGACGGGATGATTGTTGAACAGTTCGTCGCGAACCCGTTTTTGAAGCAATGCCATATTCGCGGCGTAATATTCCCGCATCGAGCCGATGCGCAGCGCAGTCCCGGTGACCTCATAAGTATTGATTTTTAACTCGCCGATCACCTTCTGCTGCAGAATCTCCTGCTCAAAATCACAGATACCGCGCCCCTGAGTCTTATCAATCAGTTCCAGTAAAAATTTCTTGCTCATAAACATGGTGTTGAGTCCGCAGTTATATTCACCCTCGGTATTGGGATCGAGCCGTACGCCCTTGATGGCGCCGTCTTTGTTAAGATCATAAGTCACGGTATCGACCAGCCCGTCACCGGACAAGCGCATCTTCTGATAGCAACAGGTGATGTCTGCTCCGCTCTCGATGTGTTTTTCGGCCAGTTCTTCAATGTCCAGATTGAACACAAAATTGCAGTCGCTGAGCACAAACCAATCCACGGTCTCATACTGGATAAAATCGCGGGCGGTCACCATGGCCTCGACCCTGCCGCGGTACATGCCCGAACCGGCCGACGCATACGGCGGAATGATAACCAAGCCGCTGCGCTTACGAGACAAATCCCAGTCGCGTCCGCTGCGCAGATGATCCATCAGCGATTTATAATTGCTCTTGGTGATGACTCCGATGGCGGTGATGCCCGCGTTGACCATGTTGGACAGCGCAAAATCGATCAGCCGGTAACGGCCGCCGAACGGCACCGAGCCGCAGCTGCGCATGGCAGTCAGTTCGCCGATGGTCTTTTCGTGCATATTGGAAAAAATAATAGCGCCGATTCTGTTTGCGCTCATCTGGATTCACCGTCCTTCATGTCGCTGTCGATGATGGCCTTCGGCGCAACCGTACAGCCGCTGCCCACCTTGATGCCCGGCCCGACCACGGCCACACCCCAGTTGTCGCGGCACTTCATGCACTCGGGCCGGAAGCCGACCACACTGGCCGCTCCGATCTCGGCGTTTTCGCCGATAATGGCATACTGCACCTGCGCACCGGTCCGGATAGTCGCTCCGCTCATCACGATGCTGTCAAAAACCTGCGCGCCGTCTTCGATGGTCACACCGGAGAACACAACCGAAAAGTCGAGATCCCCCGCAATCTCACAGCCCTCGCTGACCAGCGAATTCTGAATCACGCTGTTGGTCGAGATATAATGCGGCGGCTTGACCGGGTTTCGGAAATAGATTTTCCAGCTCGGATCGGACAGATCGATGGGCCTTGCCGGATTCAGCAGGTCCATGTTGGCCTCCCACAGGCTGTCGATGGTGCCGACGTCCTTCCAGTAACCGGTGAACGGATATGCATACATCCGTTCTTTTGCCGCCAGCATCTTGGGAATGATGTCCTTGCCGAAGTCATTGCTGCTCTTCGGGTCGGCCTCGTCCTCAACAAGATACTTTTTCAGTTTTTCGAAATTGAAAATGTACACGCCCATACTGGCCTGGTTGGATTTCGGGTTTTTGGGTTTTTCCTCAAACTCGTAGATCCTGCCGTCGGGTTCGGTGTTCATAATGCCGAATCGATTGGCCTCGTCGATGGGCACCTCGAGCACGGCGATGGTGCAGGCGGCCTCATTTTTGATATGTTCTTCCAGCATCTTGGCATAATTCATCTTGTAGATGTGGTCGCCCGACAGAATCACGACGTTATCGGGGCTGTATTCCTCAATAAAAGCGAGATTTTGATAGATGGCGTTGGCCGTACCCTTATACCACTCACTGCCGCGGCTCCGCTGATAGGGCGGCAGGATATGCACGCCGCCGTTGAGCCGGTCGAGATCCCAGGGCAGGCCGTTTCCAATATAGCGGTTCAGTTCCAGGGGCTGATACTGCGTCAAAACCCCGACGGTGTCGATGCCCGAGTTGACGCAGTTGGACAGAGTGAAGTCGATGATGCGGTATTTTCCTCCGAACCCGACTGCGGGTTTTGCCATATCCCGCGTCAGAACATGTAATCGGCTGCCTTGTCCGCCGGCAAGCAGCATCGCAATACAGTCCTTCTTTTCCATCGTCATCATCCCTTCGTTACAGAAAGTTTTCTTTATATTTTGTCCCGCTCGAGAAACACCGCCGACAACGGCGGGAGTGTGAGCGGGATCGAATGGTCAAATCCGTGCATCGGAATATCGTCAACCTTCACAGCGCCGTTATGAATCCCCGCGCCGAAAAACCGCTCGTCGTCGGTAGTCAGCACTTCGCGGTATTGTTCGGCTTTCGGCACGCCGATGCGGTAGCCCTCGTGCGCATTGCCCGCGAAGTTAAACACACAGACCAGCTGTTTATTGCCGTCTTTTCGGATAAACGAGATTACGTCGTTTTGGCTGTCGTCGGCGGCAATCCACTGAAAACCGTCCCAGCCGTTATCGTCTTTCCACAGCGCCGGGTGTTTCAGATAAAATTCATCCAGCACGGCTTTGTAGCCCTGTAATTTTTTATGCGCCTCAAAATCGAGCATAAACCACTCCAGCCCCGAGGCATAGTCCCATTCGCGGAACGGCCCGTATTCGCAGCCCATAAACATCAGCTTCTTGCCCGGATGTGCGGTCATATAGGCCATGAACAGCCGCGTGTTGGCGAATTTCTGGGCATAGTCGCCCGGCATCTTGTCGAGCAGCGACTTCTTGCCGTGTACGACCTCATCGTGCGAAATCGGCAGAATGAACCGCTCGGAAAACGCGTACATCATCGAAAAGGTCAGTTTGTTGTGGCTGCCGCCGCGAAAATACGGATCGGTCTCCATATACGACAACGTGTCGTTCATCCAGCCCATGTTCCATTTAAACGAGAATCCCAGCCCGCCGTCGGCAATCTCGTGGCTGACTTTCGGAAAGCTCGTCGATTCCTCGGCAATCATCATTGTACCCGGATACGCCCCGAGAATATGCCCATTCAACGTTTGCAGCAAGGCTATCGCCTCAAGATTGTGGTTGCCGCCGTGGATGTTGGGCGCCCACTCCTTGCGCCCGTAGTCGAGGTAGAGCATCGCACTGACCGCATCGACCCGGACGCCGTCGAAATGATAGCGGTTGATCCAGTAATCTACGCTCGACACCAAAAAACTGACGACCTCATTTCTGCCGTAGTCAAAATAGTGCGTGCCCCATTCGGGACTCTCACGCTTGCGGGGGTCGGCGTATTCATAACAAAAATCCCCGTCGAATTGATAAAGCCCGTATCCGTCTTTCGGAAAATGCGCGCCCACCCAGTCCATAATCACGCCGACGCCGGCCTTGTGGCAGCGGTCGACAAATTCCATCAGTTCGGGCGGTTCGCCGTAGCGCGAAGAGGGCGAAAAATAGCCGGTTGTCTGATACCCCCAGGACATGTCGAGGGGATATTCGGCCAGCGGCATAAATTCGATGTGGGTGTATCCCATCTTTTTAACGTAGGGAATCAACTCATCCGCGAGCTTTTGATACGAAAAATGGTTCCCGTCTGGATATTGCCGCCACGAACCCGCGTGCACCTCATAGATATTCAAGGGAGCGGTGAAGATATTCTGTTTTTCCCGCCGTTTCATCCAGACCGAGTCGCCCCATTGATGCGTGTTGTCAATCGGATAAAACTTCGACGCGGTACCGGGACGGGTCTGGGTGTGAAATGCATAAGGGTCGGCCTTGAGCACGGCGTTTCCGTCCGCCGAGACCACCCGGTATTTATAGCAGTCGAATTTTTGAACGTTTTTTATGTAACACTCCCATACGCCGTGACTGATTTTTTCCATTTTATCGGCAACGGGAGACCAGCCGTTGAAGTCGCCGACGACCGAGACGTCAGAAGCGTTGGGCGCCCATACGCGGAAAACCGCGCTGTCTCCGGCGGGATGCGCCCCCATAAATTCATAAGCACAAAAGGCACGGCCGGCGTGAAAGTCGGTCAAACGCTCTTTCAGTTCCGTTTTCCCGTCTCTCATCGCCGTCCGCCCCTTCCGATCACTGCAATTTATTTCAATATATCATTTTTACCTTCATTTTGCAAGTACAAATCAGGCCGCCGGGCGTTTTGCAAGCGCCTCGGTCTGAGCCAGCATCGTGTCGGCAAACAGACCGTAGCCCCGCGTGGGGTTGTTGACGAACACATGCGTCACCGCGCCGATCAGCTTGCCGTTTTGCAGAATCGGGCTGCCGCTCATACCCTGTACAATGCCGCCGGTCTGTTCGAGCAATTTGGGATCGGTGACTTCGATAATCAGATTGCGCCCGCCCGAATCCTCGCTCATGTCGATTTTCAAAATTTCAATTTCAAATTGCTGTGGTCCGTTTTCATCGATTGTTGAGAGGATATACGCCTTTCCCGTCTCGATCTCCTGCCGCATGGCCACCTTGACGGCCTCACCGTCCGGCCGGTCGTAGAGCTGCCCGTAAACGCCGCATTCACTGTTGATTTCCAGCGAACCGATGGTGTCGCTCAAAATCGTGCCGACCAGTTCGCCGGGTGTGCCGGATTGTCCCTTGACAATGCCGGTGATTTTGGCTGAGGCGATCTCACCGCCTGAGATCGGCAGCACTTTCCCGCTCTCAAAATCGCTGATGGCGTGTCCCAAGCCGGCGTAAATGCCGTCGGCAGGCCGGTAAAACGTCATTGTCCCGATGCCAGCGCCGCTGTCGCGCACCCACATGCCCGATCTGTATTTTCCATCCTCGGTGCGTTCGGGAATCAATGTCGTCTCAAAGGTTTTGCCGTCGCGCAGCACCTTCAGTTTCAGCTTTTTCCCGCCGCTGTTTTCGATCATACGGGCCAGCTCCTTGGCGCTCATGGGTTTTTTGCCGTTGATCTCCAATATGGAATCCCCCGGCATCAGTCCGGCCTTGGCTGCGGGGCTGCTCTCTCCGTCCTCACCGACACTGACCACCACGACGCCCTCCGTTTTCAGCCGGATACCGAACGCATCGCCCACGGCAATCACGGCGTCGTTGTCCACAATACGCACGTCTACGGTTTTGATCGGCACCGCACCGAACATCAGCTGGGCCTCATAACCCGACCCGGCAGCCAATGTCGTCACAACCGCATCGGTTTTCAGCGACAACCGCCCGTCCGAGAACGGTGCGCCGCCGGTTGTCACATAAAACACGTCGGGATATGACCCCGCACTCAGGCAAACCGCACACATCAGCGCAAACACCGCCGCCGAAGCCGCTCCCGTCACTCTCCGAATCCATTTTCTCGCGTCAAAATTTTTCATATAAAAATTGTCCCCGTTTTTGGGGACATCCTTTCCATCCCTTTTTTACGGCCGTTTTTCGCGCCGGCCGCACTCCTATTTTCAGCCGCCCGAATCGGAATATGAGTGAAAATATTTGATAAATTTCATCCCTTTTATAGATTTTTGTATAGTGGCGTGGTATAATAACGCTTATGGTAACTTTTTGGATTTCGGGCTGAAAAATTTGAAAAAAAATTGCGTTGATTCTGTTCAAAACGCCGCCCGAAAGGAAAGGAAGACAGCAGCAATGCCTGAGATAAAACCGGAACGCATCGCCGACGCGGTCTCGTTTACGGCCATCAACAACAATTTTTTTAAGACGGTCCGTATTTCCGTCAATTTCGTCCTTCCGCTTAACGCAGCAACTGCCGCACAAAACGCGGTGCTGCCTTTTATTTTGTGCCGCGGAAAGGATTTTACAGCCACAAAACGCCGACTGGAAAATCTTTTCGGTGCGCAGTTGAATCCGCGCGTGCAAAAAGTCGCCGATCGGCAGGTGCTTTCCATCGATTTGGAACTTGTCAAATCCGAATACGCAAAAAAAGACCTGCTGCCCGAAGCGGCCGAGCTGCTGTGCGAATTGATTACAAAACCGCCGGTTCGTCTGGGCGCATTTTTCAAAAAAGACACCGACGCCGAAAAACAGAACGTCTGCGGCCTGATTTTGGCCGAGCAAAACGATAAACGCGCATTGGCCATCAAACGCTGCACCGCAATCATGTTCGACGGCCAACCCTTCGGGCTCGATAAATACGGCGAACTTGAACAAGTCGCCGCACTCGACGGCAAAATGCTGTATGCGGCGTGGCAAAACATGCTCAAGACCGCCGTCGTCGAGATTATCTTCATCGGTGCCGACGGCACAGACGAAGTCAAAAAAATCTTTGCCAAACACTTCGGCGGCAAGCGTGAACCGGTCTCTTTCGGCGCAATTGAAACGCCCAAACCCTGTGAGGAATACGGCGAGGTCGAAGAACGCATGAACATCACGCAAGCCAAACTGATCATGGCCTACCGCACCACCGAGATCCTGCCGGGCGATCTGAAAGCGTTCGAAGTCATGCGGTCCTTGTTCGGCGGTTCAACCACCTCAAAATTATTTTCCAACGTGCGTGAAAAACTGGGGTTGTGCTATTACTGCGCGGCTACTTACAATAAATTTTTAGGCATGCTGATGGTCGACAGCGGCGTGCTGGAAGAAAACGTCCCGAAAGCCCGCGAGGCAATCAATGCCCAGCTGAAGGCCATCTGCGACGGTGATTTTACCGATGCCGACGTCACGGATGCAAAGCTCTATCTGCAAAACATCTATCGTTCGACCGAGAGCTCCCTGCAGCAGCTGTCGGCCTATTGGCTGTCCGAAATTTTAGCCGGCACCATGCGTTCTCCCAACAAGGCGGCCGATTCATTCGATTCCGTCTCCCGCGAACTGATCATCGCCGCGGCAAAAAGCTGCTGGCCGGATACGGTTTATCTGCTGGCCGGCACAAAGGAGGACACGAAATGATCTACCAAAGCAAGATATTAAACGAAACCACCGAAATTCTCACTCACCGCAGCGGCCTGACGGTCATTTTGTGTCAAAAACCGGGCGCGGTCAGCAACTATGCGGGCTTCTGCGCCAAATACGGCTCCATCGACACCCGGTTTAAATTATCCGAAGACGACGGCTACACCGACATTGTCGACGGCGTTGCGCATTTTCTCGAACACAAACTTTTCGAAAGCGAACAGGGCGATGCCTTAACGCTGTTTGCCAAAACCGGCGTAAACGCCAACGCGGGCACTTCATTCGATAAAACCAATTATTATTTCACCGCAACCCGCAACTTTTACGAGGCGCTGCGCATCCTGCTCGACTTTGTCACCCATCCGTATTTCTCGGAACAGACCATCGCCAAAGAACAGGGTATCATCGGTCAGGAAATCAAAATGTATGACGATCTGCCGGGCTGGCGGGTCTATTTCAACTTCCTCGGCGCGCTCTATCACAACAGCGCCGTCAAGATTGACATCGGCGGCAGCATCGAAAGCATCTCCAAGATCACTCCGGCGCTGCTCAATAAAATCTATTCGGCCTTTTATTCACTGCGCAATATGGCACTGGTTGTCTCGGGTGATTTTGAGCGCGAAAAGGTGCTTTCTCTGTGCGACGAATGCCTTGTCTTTGCACCCGAAATCGAAATCGTGTCCGACGAAAAGCCCGAACCGCCGGAGATCGTGCGTGATTTTGTCAATCAGCAGCTTGAAGTGGTTATGCCGCTGTTTCAGTGCGGTTATAAAATGCGCAAACCCTCGGCGAATGAAGAGCCGATCTATTTTGCAGCCGGTGAAGCGCTGTGCGAACTGGCCGTCGGCGAGGGTTCGACCCTCTACCGCGAGCTCTACGATACCGGTCTGATCAACTCCAATTTCGGCGGCGGTCTTGACGGCAGCCGCGGTCATTGCTGCCTGATATTCGGCGGTGAAAGCCCGGCTCCGGAGACGGTTGCGGAAAAAATCAAAACTGCTTTTGCCGGCCTCTTCCAAGGCATTTCCGACGAGGATTTTGAACGCGTCAAATCCAAACTCTGCGGACGTATTTTAAATCAATACAACACCCCCATCGGCGCAGGGCGAATCGCCAACGAGGCCTTTTTCTCGGGCGTTGATCCGTTTGCCCATGCCGAAGCCTATTTCAATCTGCAAAAATCCGACCTCGAATCGCTTTTGTCCAAAGAGGTCGACTACAGCCGTTTCGCCCTGTCCACGGTCACGGGTTTTGAACGTTCATAAAAAGTAAATTCATATTAAGTCACCACCGCGCCCACACAAACCCTGTATATAATGGATTCATACCGGTCTGATGAGAAAGGTTGAAACCTCTGCGAAAGGGAGGAAACAAGCATGTCTGAAAACTGGATCTCGTTCCCGAATCTCGGCATCACGTTCAATTTAAATCCGATCGCCTTCACCATTGGTTCTTTCCAAGTTAAGTGGAGTTTGATATTCACGGTCATTGCGGTTATTGTAGGGGGATATCTCTATTTCAAAGCGATCACAAAACAAAATTTTGAGAAAAGACAAGTGTGGAGCGTCACGGCAGTCACGGCGTTTTTCGCATTGGTCGGTGCCCGCCTGCTCTTTGTCATCCCGAATAACCTCTGGCTTATGGATCAAATCTATCAAGTCACCGGATCTTATCCCGATGCCGGTTATTACAACACGCTTTATAAATTTATCGCGTTTTTCGACAAGAATTATGCCGGACTGAATCTGTTCGGCGGTCTGATTTTCGGTCTGATCGCACTGTCGGTTTTGTGTAAAATCAAAAAATGGCCGCTGGCCAAATATCTCGACAGCTTTGCTTTTTCGCTGCCTGCCGCCGTGGCAATCAACGCACTGGGTTACATAACCGATCAAACTTCTTTCGGACAGCACAGCAATTCACTATTGGCCATCAACGGCAGTTATATCGAAGATCAGGTATACAGCCTGTATCAAAGTTCGGTTTTAAGGGGCGGCGCCTCTGTCGGGCCAAACGTCAAATGGATTGTGGGAAATCCGGTCGCACCCACTCCGATTTACGAGATTCTTGGCTGTATTGCCGTGATTTTGATCGTGACCTTGATTTCCAAACGTCTGCTGTTCACCGGTGAAAAATTTCTGTGGTCCCTGGGGCTGTATTCGTTGGTCCGCGCCTTCACCGAAAGTCAGCGCGTCGACGCCGCGCTTTTCTGGAATATGCGTATCAACGTGATGTTTGCCGTAATTGCGGTTGTTGTCTGTGTAATATTGATCGTAATTATCCGCTGGCAGGTCAAGGAAGGCCGCCTGCGCAATATCTCTCAATATATCGACGCCCGCAAGAATAACGGTTTTGAAAACGATGTGTTTGTCCAAAAGGTCTACAGAGGCGAGGCCGCAGATGTCGCCCCCGGCGAGGCCGCAGATGTCGCCCCCGGCGAGGCCGCGGATATCCTCGATGAAGCTCCGGATAAAGCCGAGGATGCAGATACACCCGAACAAACAGGCGGTAAAGGGCAGGTTTGGACTGCCGATGATACCGATGACGATACCAAATAAAATCTCCGAGGAGGAAAACGATGGCGATACTCATTGACGGAAAGGCGCTCGCCGCAAAAGTGAAAAGCGAAGTTGCCCAAGATGCCGAACTGCTGCGCGCAAAAGGTGTAGCCCCCTGTCTGGCGGTGATTCTGGTCGGCGAAGATTCGGCCTCCCAGATCTATGTCCGCAACAAGAAAAAAGCCTGCGAGGAAAACGGGATTGCATCGCGGTCCTTCGAACTCCCCGAAAACACCTCCGAAGCGCAGGTGCTGGAACTTGTCGCCGAACTCAACGCCGATCCCACGGTCGACGGCATTCTAATCCAGCAACCGCTGCCCCGCCACCTCGATCCGCTCAAGCTGATGGAGTCGGTCGATCCCAAAAAGGATGTCGACTGCCTGACCAACGACAGCTGCGGACGCCTGATGTCGGGCAGGCCGTATTTTCTGCCCTGTACCCCGGCGGGCATCATGCGGATGCTCGAAGAATATCACATCCCCGTCGCGGGCAAAAACTGCGTCGTCGTCGGACGCAGCGGCATCGTCGGACGCCCGATGTCCATGATGCTGCTGTGGCAAAACGGCACGGTCACGGTCTGCCATTCCAAGACCAAAGACCTGGCCGCCGAATGCCGCCGTGCCGACATTCTGGTCGTCGCCACCGGCAAACGTAATCTGGTCACCGCCGACATGGTCAAGGACGGCTGCGTCGTCATCGACGTCGGCATGAACCGCGATGAAAACGGCAAGCTGCACGGTGATGTCGACTTCGAAGCCATTGAGAAAAAAGCCTACGCCATCACACCGGTTCCCGGCGGCGTCGGCCCGATGACCATCGCAATGCTGCTGAAAAACACGATTTCCGCCGCGAAAATGCGGCTTGAATCCAAGGAGAGATAAATCAATGAAAACATCAAGAGCGGTTCTTGCTCTTTTCACGGCACTGTTTCTGTTTGCAGGCTGTTCGGCGCCCTCCGCCTCAACGGTTTCCACGGTTTCGACACCGGAAGTAACCGTCCCGACGGTTGTGGAAAACCCCGCATCCATCACCATTACCAATCAAAACTTTTTCGACGGGAAAGACAGCGACCAAAAGGCCGAATGGCTGACCACCCTCGGCCAAAGCGCACCGGAATTAAATATCGGTTCGCTCACGTTGGGTGACAGCGGCTACATCGAGACGGTCATTGAGATGGCCCAAAGCAAGACCCTGAGCGGTTTTGTCTATGTAGACAACTACGCCGACCTGTGGACATTGGTCAACGCGGGCGTGGTTGTTCCGCTCGACCAATACGTCGAAGACAGCGACATATATGCCTCTCTGCCCGAAAACTTCAAAGCGGCACTGACGGCCAACGGTTCGGTCTGGGGCATTCCCGCCGACGGCGAATACGTTCTGCCCTGGGTGCGCAGCTACCGCACAGAGTGGCTCACAGAGCTGAATCAAACCGTTCCGACAACCACTGATGAACTGAAAACCCTACTTGCAGCCCTTGTAGAACACGAGGAAGCCGGCCTCTATACCGTAAACGCCACCGGACTCGCCGATATTTTCGCGGCTTTCGGCGCGCCGCTGACCTATGGAAATCCCATCGGCTATAACGAAACCCTCGGCTGTGTGGCCGACGCCATGCTGACCGACGGAGCGCAGAACGCACTCTCGTACTTACGCGAACTCTATGCCATAGGCGCCATCAACAGCGACTTCCTTGAGACCGATTATGACGAACTGGTCAAAATAATGACCAAAGGCACCGCCGCGAGTACCTATTATCCGCTGGGCGGCGCCAAGTTGAGTTTCGGCGCCACGCTGGCCAAGGACAGCGATCTTACACAATATCAAATTTACACCGAATCGACCGGCGGCCTCAACGGCAGCGGCGCCCCGATCACGGTGCAGGGCGGGGCCTATTGCCTGCTCACCGGCAGCAGTCAACCGCTTGAAACCACCCGCTATCTGCTTAAAATGCTGTGGGGCAGCGAGAGCAACTGG
It includes:
- the glgA gene encoding glycogen synthase GlgA — protein: MNILYAASEVAPFSQSGGLGDVAGSLPKELVKLGENVSVVSPLYGSIGQVWREQMTFLMNFNVKLAWRSQYCGIFLLKKDGVDYYFIDNEYYFKRDKPYGYDDDGERFAFFSKAVICMLLHLELRVQVIHVNDWHTALIPVFINAMYRDTPLFDRVRTVLTIHNINYQGLCNPYHLGDLLGLDERMLPILEFDGQLNFMKGGIVCCSALTTVSPTYAEEIQTPQFAYGLDNIIRSNAQKLTGIVNGIDEEFYNPETDTEIKSNFTAANLRGKTYDKAALELEFGLDAEPETPIIAMVTRLVGMKGLDLVLEVFERLMERDVRFVLLGSGEHNYCDFFEKMRAKYPGRVGVYFGFNGSLARKIYAGSDLFLMPSATEPCGLSQMIAMRYACVPVVNPVGGLKDTVTDCRLGSGNGFLMGRYDGGDLLNTLDDALKLYVDKKDWNRLRKYAASCDNTWGKSAKQYLELYKKI
- the glgD gene encoding glucose-1-phosphate adenylyltransferase subunit GlgD, which produces MSANRIGAIIFSNMHEKTIGELTAMRSCGSVPFGGRYRLIDFALSNMVNAGITAIGVITKSNYKSLMDHLRSGRDWDLSRKRSGLVIIPPYASAGSGMYRGRVEAMVTARDFIQYETVDWFVLSDCNFVFNLDIEELAEKHIESGADITCCYQKMRLSGDGLVDTVTYDLNKDGAIKGVRLDPNTEGEYNCGLNTMFMSKKFLLELIDKTQGRGICDFEQEILQQKVIGELKINTYEVTGTALRIGSMREYYAANMALLQKRVRDELFNNHPVYTKVRDEMPASYGLTAEISNTMVADGCRIEGSVSDSILFRGVTVGKNAKVKGCILMQGCTVGENADITGLVCDKNTVITEGRVLVGCAENPLFVPKNGVV
- a CDS encoding glucose-1-phosphate adenylyltransferase, with the translated sequence MTMEKKDCIAMLLAGGQGSRLHVLTRDMAKPAVGFGGKYRIIDFTLSNCVNSGIDTVGVLTQYQPLELNRYIGNGLPWDLDRLNGGVHILPPYQRSRGSEWYKGTANAIYQNLAFIEEYSPDNVVILSGDHIYKMNYAKMLEEHIKNEAACTIAVLEVPIDEANRFGIMNTEPDGRIYEFEEKPKNPKSNQASMGVYIFNFEKLKKYLVEDEADPKSSNDFGKDIIPKMLAAKERMYAYPFTGYWKDVGTIDSLWEANMDLLNPARPIDLSDPSWKIYFRNPVKPPHYISTNSVIQNSLVSEGCEIAGDLDFSVVFSGVTIEDGAQVFDSIVMSGATIRTGAQVQYAIIGENAEIGAASVVGFRPECMKCRDNWGVAVVGPGIKVGSGCTVAPKAIIDSDMKDGESR
- the glgB gene encoding 1,4-alpha-glucan branching protein GlgB, with protein sequence MRDGKTELKERLTDFHAGRAFCAYEFMGAHPAGDSAVFRVWAPNASDVSVVGDFNGWSPVADKMEKISHGVWECYIKNVQKFDCYKYRVVSADGNAVLKADPYAFHTQTRPGTASKFYPIDNTHQWGDSVWMKRREKQNIFTAPLNIYEVHAGSWRQYPDGNHFSYQKLADELIPYVKKMGYTHIEFMPLAEYPLDMSWGYQTTGYFSPSSRYGEPPELMEFVDRCHKAGVGVIMDWVGAHFPKDGYGLYQFDGDFCYEYADPRKRESPEWGTHYFDYGRNEVVSFLVSSVDYWINRYHFDGVRVDAVSAMLYLDYGRKEWAPNIHGGNHNLEAIALLQTLNGHILGAYPGTMMIAEESTSFPKVSHEIADGGLGFSFKWNMGWMNDTLSYMETDPYFRGGSHNKLTFSMMYAFSERFILPISHDEVVHGKKSLLDKMPGDYAQKFANTRLFMAYMTAHPGKKLMFMGCEYGPFREWDYASGLEWFMLDFEAHKKLQGYKAVLDEFYLKHPALWKDDNGWDGFQWIAADDSQNDVISFIRKDGNKQLVCVFNFAGNAHEGYRIGVPKAEQYREVLTTDDERFFGAGIHNGAVKVDDIPMHGFDHSIPLTLPPLSAVFLERDKI
- the spoIVB gene encoding SpoIVB peptidase, whose product is MKNFDARKWIRRVTGAASAAVFALMCAVCLSAGSYPDVFYVTTGGAPFSDGRLSLKTDAVVTTLAAGSGYEAQLMFGAVPIKTVDVRIVDNDAVIAVGDAFGIRLKTEGVVVVSVGEDGESSPAAKAGLMPGDSILEINGKKPMSAKELARMIENSGGKKLKLKVLRDGKTFETTLIPERTEDGKYRSGMWVRDSGAGIGTMTFYRPADGIYAGLGHAISDFESGKVLPISGGEIASAKITGIVKGQSGTPGELVGTILSDTIGSLEINSECGVYGQLYDRPDGEAVKVAMRQEIETGKAYILSTIDENGPQQFEIEILKIDMSEDSGGRNLIIEVTDPKLLEQTGGIVQGMSGSPILQNGKLIGAVTHVFVNNPTRGYGLFADTMLAQTEALAKRPAA
- a CDS encoding insulinase family protein, encoding MPEIKPERIADAVSFTAINNNFFKTVRISVNFVLPLNAATAAQNAVLPFILCRGKDFTATKRRLENLFGAQLNPRVQKVADRQVLSIDLELVKSEYAKKDLLPEAAELLCELITKPPVRLGAFFKKDTDAEKQNVCGLILAEQNDKRALAIKRCTAIMFDGQPFGLDKYGELEQVAALDGKMLYAAWQNMLKTAVVEIIFIGADGTDEVKKIFAKHFGGKREPVSFGAIETPKPCEEYGEVEERMNITQAKLIMAYRTTEILPGDLKAFEVMRSLFGGSTTSKLFSNVREKLGLCYYCAATYNKFLGMLMVDSGVLEENVPKAREAINAQLKAICDGDFTDADVTDAKLYLQNIYRSTESSLQQLSAYWLSEILAGTMRSPNKAADSFDSVSRELIIAAAKSCWPDTVYLLAGTKEDTK